Proteins encoded together in one Pseudomonas sp. Seg1 window:
- the ispD gene encoding 2-C-methyl-D-erythritol 4-phosphate cytidylyltransferase, producing MINSLPAFWAVIPAAGVGARMAADRPKQYLKLGGRTILEHSLGCFLDHPSLKGLVVSLAVDDPYWPNLACVSDPRIQRVEGGAERSGSVLNALLHLHAQGADDEDWVLVHDAARPNLSREDLDKLLDELADDPVGGLLAVPARDTLKRVDKHGRVVETVDRSVIWQAYTPQMFRLGALHRALADSLVADAVITDEASAMEWAGLAPRLIEGRADNLKVTRPEDLEWLRQRWTKRH from the coding sequence ATGATCAATTCCCTGCCGGCCTTCTGGGCCGTGATTCCTGCCGCGGGCGTCGGTGCCCGAATGGCCGCGGACCGTCCCAAGCAATACCTGAAACTGGGCGGACGCACAATTCTCGAACACAGCCTTGGCTGTTTCCTTGATCACCCAAGCCTCAAGGGTTTGGTGGTCAGTCTTGCGGTTGATGATCCTTACTGGCCGAATCTGGCCTGCGTCAGCGATCCGCGTATTCAGCGCGTTGAGGGCGGGGCCGAGCGCTCCGGCTCGGTGCTCAATGCCTTGCTGCATTTGCATGCGCAAGGTGCTGATGATGAGGATTGGGTGCTCGTGCACGATGCGGCACGACCGAATCTGAGTCGCGAAGATCTCGACAAATTACTGGATGAACTGGCGGATGATCCGGTGGGCGGTTTGCTGGCGGTACCTGCGCGCGACACGTTGAAGCGGGTCGACAAGCACGGTCGGGTAGTTGAGACCGTGGATCGCAGCGTGATCTGGCAGGCGTATACGCCGCAGATGTTTCGCCTCGGTGCGTTGCATCGGGCATTGGCCGATAGTCTGGTGGCGGATGCGGTGATTACCGATGAAGCTTCGGCGATGGAGTGGGCAGGACTGGCGCCGCGTCTGATTGAAGGGCGGGCGGATAACCTCAAGGTCACCCGACCGGAAGATCTCGAATGGTTGCGTCAGCGTTGGACTAAGCGCCACTGA
- the eno gene encoding phosphopyruvate hydratase — translation MAKIVDIKGREVLDSRGNPTVEADVLLDNGIIGSACAPSGASTGSREALELRDGDKSRYLGKGVLKAVANINGPIRDLLLGTDPSDQKALDHAMIKLDGTENKATLGANAILAVSLAAAKAAAQDQDLPLYAHIANLNGTPGGYSMPVPMMNIINGGEHADNNVDIQEFMVQPVGAKSFSEGLRMGTEIFHHLKAVLKARGLSTAVGDEGGFAPNLASNEDALKVISEAVANAGYKLGTDVTLALDCAASEFYEDGKYNLSGEGQVFTAEGFADYLKGLTERYPIISIEDGLDESDWAGWKILTDKIGEKVQLVGDDLFVTNTKILKEGIDKKIANSILIKFNQIGTLTETLEAIQMAKAAGYTAVISHRSGETEDSTIADLAVGTSAGQIKTGSLCRSDRVSKYNQLLRIEEQLNGKAKYNGRSEFRG, via the coding sequence ATGGCAAAAATCGTCGACATCAAAGGTCGTGAAGTTCTCGACTCCCGTGGCAATCCCACCGTGGAAGCGGACGTGCTTCTCGACAACGGCATCATCGGCAGCGCTTGCGCGCCGTCCGGTGCATCCACTGGCTCGCGTGAAGCGCTCGAGCTGCGTGATGGCGACAAGAGCCGTTATCTGGGCAAGGGCGTGCTCAAAGCGGTAGCCAACATCAACGGTCCGATCCGCGATCTGCTGCTGGGTACTGACCCAAGCGACCAGAAAGCCCTGGATCACGCGATGATCAAGCTCGACGGTACTGAAAACAAAGCGACCCTGGGCGCCAACGCGATCCTCGCCGTGTCCCTGGCTGCGGCCAAGGCTGCTGCGCAGGATCAGGATCTGCCGCTGTACGCACACATCGCCAACCTCAACGGCACGCCGGGTGGTTACTCGATGCCGGTGCCGATGATGAACATCATCAACGGTGGCGAGCACGCCGATAACAACGTCGACATCCAGGAATTCATGGTGCAGCCGGTTGGCGCCAAGTCTTTCTCGGAAGGTCTGCGCATGGGCACCGAGATTTTCCATCACCTCAAAGCTGTGCTGAAGGCCCGTGGCTTGAGCACCGCCGTTGGCGACGAAGGCGGTTTCGCACCGAACCTGGCGTCCAACGAAGACGCGCTGAAAGTGATCTCGGAAGCTGTGGCCAACGCCGGTTACAAGCTGGGCACCGACGTGACCCTGGCCCTGGACTGCGCGGCCAGCGAATTCTACGAAGACGGCAAGTACAACCTGTCCGGCGAAGGTCAGGTGTTTACCGCGGAAGGTTTCGCTGACTACCTGAAAGGCCTGACCGAACGTTATCCGATCATTTCGATCGAAGACGGTCTGGACGAGTCCGACTGGGCTGGCTGGAAGATCCTCACCGACAAGATCGGCGAGAAGGTTCAACTGGTAGGCGACGACCTGTTCGTGACCAACACCAAGATCCTGAAAGAAGGCATCGATAAAAAGATCGCCAACTCGATCCTGATCAAGTTCAACCAGATCGGCACCCTGACCGAAACCCTGGAAGCCATCCAGATGGCCAAGGCTGCCGGTTACACCGCAGTGATCTCGCACCGTTCGGGCGAAACCGAAGATTCGACCATTGCCGACCTGGCTGTGGGCACCTCGGCTGGCCAGATCAAGACGGGTTCGCTGTGCCGTTCCGACCGCGTTTCCAAGTACAACCAACTGCTGCGTATCGAAGAGCAGTTGAATGGCAAAGCCAAGTACAACGGTCGCAGCGAATTCCGCGGTTAA
- the kdsA gene encoding 3-deoxy-8-phosphooctulonate synthase codes for MAQKIIRVGDIEIANDKPMVLFGGMNVLESRDMAMQVCEEYVKVTEKLGIPYVFKASFDKANRSSVASYRGPGLEEGMRIFQDIKQAFGVPIITDVHEPEQAAVVAEVCDIIQLPAFLSRQTDLVVAMAKTNAVINIKKAQFLAPQEMKHILNKCVEAGNDQLILCERGSSFGYNNLVVDMLGFGIMKQFEYPVFFDVTHALQMPGGRADSAGGRRAQVLDLAKAGMSQSLAGLFLEAHPDPDNAKCDGPCALRLDKLEPFLAQLKALDELVKSFPTVETA; via the coding sequence ATGGCACAGAAGATCATCCGCGTCGGCGACATCGAGATTGCCAACGACAAACCCATGGTGCTGTTCGGCGGCATGAACGTGCTGGAAAGCCGTGACATGGCCATGCAGGTTTGCGAAGAGTACGTGAAGGTCACCGAAAAACTCGGCATCCCTTACGTGTTCAAGGCCAGTTTCGACAAGGCCAACCGGTCTTCTGTGGCCTCTTATCGCGGTCCTGGCCTGGAAGAGGGCATGCGCATCTTCCAGGACATCAAACAAGCCTTCGGCGTGCCGATCATCACCGACGTCCACGAGCCTGAACAGGCAGCGGTCGTCGCTGAGGTCTGCGACATCATCCAGCTGCCGGCCTTCCTGTCGCGTCAGACCGATCTGGTCGTCGCGATGGCCAAGACCAATGCAGTGATCAACATCAAGAAAGCCCAGTTCCTCGCGCCTCAGGAAATGAAACACATCCTGAACAAGTGCGTGGAAGCGGGTAACGATCAATTGATCCTCTGCGAGCGTGGCTCGAGCTTCGGCTACAACAACCTCGTGGTCGACATGCTCGGCTTCGGCATCATGAAGCAGTTCGAGTACCCGGTATTCTTCGACGTGACCCACGCGCTGCAAATGCCGGGCGGTCGTGCCGACTCTGCCGGCGGTCGCCGTGCACAGGTTCTGGATCTGGCGAAGGCCGGTATGAGCCAGTCGCTGGCGGGTCTGTTTCTCGAAGCGCATCCGGATCCGGACAACGCCAAATGCGACGGCCCTTGCGCCTTGCGTCTGGACAAACTGGAGCCATTCCTGGCCCAGCTCAAAGCTTTGGACGAACTGGTTAAGAGTTTTCCGACGGTAGAAACCGCGTAA
- the dnaE gene encoding DNA polymerase III subunit alpha, which produces MPASFVHLRLHTEYSLVDGLVRIKPLVKALTAMNMPAVAVTDQNNMCSLVKFYKNTMGAGIKPICGADLWLSNKDPDAPLSRISLLVMNAKGYRNLTELISRGFIEGQRNGMIIVEREWVAEANEGLIMLSAAKEGEIGMAMIGGNPAEAEALAREWMAVFPDRFYLEIQRTNRPNDEEQLHGAVALADKLGAPLVATNDVRFIKQEDFAAHETRVCIGEGRALDDPRRSKNYSDQQYLKSAEEMAELFSDIPDAIENTIEIAKRCNIEVKLGTHFLPNFPIPDGMTIDEYFRKVSFDGLEERLAVLLPKDTTEDYEAKRQVYVDRLNFELDIIIQMGFPGYFLIVMDFIQWAKNNGVPVGPGRGSGAGSLVAYVQKITDLDPLEYDLLFERFLNPERVSMPDFDVDFCMDGRDRVIDYVAEKYGRNAVSQIITFGSMAAKAVVRDVARVQGKSYGLADRLSKMIPFEVGMTLEKAYEQEEILRDFIKVDEEAAEIWEMARKLEGVVRNVGKHAGGVVIAPTKLTDFSPIYCDEAGDGLVTQFDKDDVEAAGLVKFDFLGLRTLTIIDWALKTINRDRAKVNEPPLDIAFIPLDDKPTYTLLQKAETTAVFQLESRGMKELIKKLKPDCLEDLIALVALFRPGPLQSGMVDDFINRKHGRAELAYPHSDYQYEGLKPVLAPTYGIILYQEQVMQIAQVMAGYTLGGADMLRRAMGKKKPEEMAKQRGGFIEGCATNNIDADLAGNIFDLVEKFAGYGFNKSHSAAYGLVSYQTAWLKAHYPAPFMAAVLSADMHNTDKVVTLIEEVRTMKLRLDAPDVNTSEFKFTVNDDGRIVYGLGAIKGVGEGPVEAITEARQEGPFKDLFDFCARVDLKRINKRTLDGLIRSGALDRLGPYFHDEQKAYQANIDRNRAVLLAAMEEAIKAAEQTARTHDSGHADLFGGLFVEEDADVYASHRKAKELTLKERLKGEKDTLGLYLTGHPIDEYEGEIRRFARQRIIDLKPARDTQTVAGMIIALRVMKNKKGDKMGFITLDDRSGRIEASLFADAFHSAQSLLQTDAMVVVEGEVSNDDFSGGLRLRVKRVMSMEDARTNLAESLRLKLQTQDLKGDQLRWLGDLLKRHRGACPITMEYTSPDAKTLLQFGETWRIDPADALIQALRDQFGRDNVFLQYR; this is translated from the coding sequence ATGCCGGCTTCATTCGTTCATCTACGCCTGCACACTGAATACTCCCTGGTCGACGGGCTGGTGCGGATCAAGCCACTGGTCAAGGCGCTGACCGCCATGAACATGCCGGCGGTCGCGGTCACCGACCAGAACAACATGTGTTCCCTGGTCAAATTCTATAAAAACACCATGGGCGCGGGCATCAAGCCGATCTGCGGTGCCGACCTGTGGCTGTCGAACAAGGATCCGGACGCACCGCTGAGCCGGATCAGCCTGTTGGTGATGAACGCCAAGGGCTATCGCAACCTCACCGAATTGATCTCGCGCGGCTTCATCGAAGGCCAGCGCAACGGCATGATCATTGTCGAGCGCGAGTGGGTCGCCGAAGCCAACGAAGGCCTGATCATGCTCTCCGCTGCCAAAGAAGGCGAGATCGGCATGGCGATGATCGGCGGCAACCCGGCCGAGGCTGAAGCCCTGGCGCGTGAATGGATGGCAGTGTTCCCGGATCGTTTCTATCTGGAGATCCAGCGCACCAATCGCCCCAACGATGAAGAACAACTGCACGGCGCCGTGGCTCTGGCCGACAAGCTTGGTGCGCCGCTGGTGGCGACCAACGATGTGCGCTTCATCAAGCAGGAAGACTTCGCCGCCCACGAGACCCGCGTGTGCATCGGTGAGGGCCGCGCCCTCGACGATCCGCGCCGTTCGAAGAATTACAGCGATCAGCAATACCTCAAAAGCGCCGAGGAAATGGCCGAGCTGTTCAGCGACATTCCTGACGCTATCGAAAACACCATCGAGATCGCCAAGCGCTGCAACATCGAAGTGAAACTGGGCACGCACTTCCTGCCCAACTTCCCGATTCCCGATGGCATGACCATCGACGAGTATTTCCGCAAAGTCTCCTTCGACGGACTCGAAGAGCGACTGGCGGTACTGCTGCCCAAAGACACCACCGAAGACTATGAAGCCAAGCGTCAGGTCTACGTCGATCGCTTGAATTTCGAGCTGGATATCATCATCCAGATGGGCTTCCCCGGTTACTTCCTGATCGTGATGGACTTTATCCAGTGGGCCAAGAACAACGGCGTACCGGTCGGTCCTGGCCGTGGGTCGGGTGCCGGCTCGCTGGTGGCCTACGTGCAGAAGATCACCGACCTTGATCCGCTGGAATATGACCTGCTGTTCGAACGTTTCCTTAACCCGGAACGGGTATCGATGCCCGACTTCGACGTCGACTTCTGCATGGACGGCCGTGACCGGGTGATCGACTATGTGGCCGAGAAATACGGCCGCAACGCGGTAAGCCAGATCATCACGTTCGGTTCCATGGCCGCCAAGGCTGTGGTGCGTGACGTGGCGCGGGTGCAGGGCAAGTCCTACGGCCTGGCGGATCGTCTGTCGAAGATGATCCCGTTCGAAGTCGGCATGACCCTGGAAAAAGCCTACGAGCAGGAAGAAATCCTCCGTGACTTCATCAAGGTCGATGAAGAGGCTGCGGAAATCTGGGAGATGGCGCGCAAGCTCGAAGGCGTTGTGCGTAACGTCGGTAAACACGCCGGTGGTGTGGTGATCGCACCGACCAAGCTGACCGACTTCTCGCCAATCTATTGCGACGAGGCCGGTGACGGTCTGGTAACCCAGTTTGACAAGGATGACGTTGAGGCCGCCGGTCTGGTGAAGTTCGACTTCCTCGGTCTGCGGACCCTGACGATCATCGATTGGGCGCTGAAAACCATCAACCGTGACCGCGCCAAGGTCAACGAACCGCCGCTGGATATCGCGTTTATCCCGCTCGACGACAAACCGACTTATACATTGCTGCAAAAAGCTGAAACCACAGCGGTGTTCCAGCTTGAATCGCGCGGCATGAAAGAGCTGATCAAAAAACTCAAGCCCGACTGCCTGGAAGACTTGATCGCACTGGTAGCGCTGTTCCGTCCGGGCCCGCTGCAATCCGGCATGGTGGACGACTTCATCAACCGTAAGCACGGTCGCGCCGAACTGGCGTACCCGCACTCGGACTACCAGTACGAAGGCCTCAAGCCAGTATTGGCGCCGACGTACGGCATCATCCTGTATCAGGAACAGGTGATGCAGATTGCCCAGGTCATGGCCGGTTACACCCTCGGTGGTGCGGACATGCTCCGTCGGGCGATGGGTAAGAAAAAGCCCGAGGAAATGGCCAAGCAACGCGGCGGTTTCATTGAAGGTTGCGCAACCAACAATATTGACGCTGACCTCGCCGGTAACATTTTCGACCTGGTAGAGAAGTTTGCCGGTTACGGCTTCAACAAATCCCACTCCGCCGCCTACGGCCTGGTCTCGTACCAGACCGCCTGGCTGAAAGCCCACTACCCGGCGCCGTTCATGGCCGCGGTACTGTCGGCGGATATGCACAACACCGACAAGGTCGTGACCTTGATCGAGGAAGTGCGCACGATGAAACTGCGCCTCGACGCGCCGGACGTGAACACTTCGGAGTTCAAGTTCACGGTGAACGACGACGGCCGCATCGTTTACGGCCTCGGCGCGATCAAAGGTGTCGGCGAAGGCCCGGTGGAAGCGATCACCGAGGCACGCCAGGAAGGTCCGTTCAAGGATCTGTTCGATTTCTGCGCCCGGGTTGACCTCAAACGTATCAACAAGCGCACGCTGGACGGTCTGATCCGCAGCGGTGCGCTGGATCGTCTTGGCCCGTACTTCCATGACGAACAAAAGGCCTACCAGGCCAACATCGACCGCAACCGCGCCGTGTTGCTGGCGGCGATGGAAGAGGCGATCAAGGCTGCCGAGCAGACCGCGCGCACCCACGACAGTGGTCACGCCGACCTGTTTGGCGGGCTGTTCGTCGAGGAAGATGCCGACGTTTATGCGAGCCATCGCAAAGCCAAGGAACTGACCCTCAAGGAGCGCCTCAAGGGTGAGAAAGACACCTTGGGCCTGTACCTGACCGGTCACCCGATTGACGAATACGAAGGCGAGATCCGCCGTTTCGCCCGGCAGCGCATCATTGATCTGAAGCCGGCTCGCGATACGCAGACCGTGGCAGGCATGATCATCGCGCTGCGGGTGATGAAGAACAAAAAGGGCGACAAGATGGGCTTCATCACCCTCGACGACCGTTCGGGGCGGATCGAGGCGTCGCTGTTTGCCGATGCTTTCCACTCTGCGCAATCGCTGCTGCAGACCGACGCGATGGTGGTGGTCGAAGGCGAGGTCAGCAATGACGACTTCTCCGGCGGCCTGCGTCTGCGGGTCAAGCGTGTGATGAGCATGGAAGACGCGCGCACCAACCTTGCCGAAAGCCTGCGTCTGAAGCTGCAAACCCAGGACTTGAAGGGCGATCAGCTACGCTGGTTGGGCGACCTGCTCAAGCGTCATCGCGGGGCGTGCCCGATTACCATGGAGTACACCAGCCCCGATGCGAAGACCTTGCTGCAGTTTGGCGAGACCTGGCGAATCGACCCGGCGGATGCCTTGATTCAAGCCCTGCGTGACCAGTTCGGGCGAGACAACGTCTTCCTCCAATACCGTTGA
- a CDS encoding CTP synthase: MTRYIFVTGGVVSSLGKGIASASLAAILEARGLKVTMLKLDPYINVDPGTMSPFQHGEVFVTHDGAETDLDLGHYERFIRTTMTQNNNFTTGRVYEHVLRKERRGDYLGATIQVIPHITDEIKRRIIKGAGDADVAMVEIGGTVGDIESQPFLEAIRQLRFEVGAKRAMLMHLTLVPYIATAGETKTKPTQHSVKELRSIGLQPDVLVCRSDHPIDVSSRRKIAQFTNVEERAVIALEDADTIYKIPGILHSQGLDDFVVERFGLQCGSADLSEWEAVVDAKLNPEHEVTIAMVGKYMELLDAYKSLIEAMSHAGISNRTKVNLRYIDSEDIENQGTALLEGVDAILVPGGFGLRGVEGKITAVQYARENKVPYLGICLGMQVAVIEFARNVMGWKDANSTEFDRASGHPVVGLITEWEDATGAVEVRTEASDLGGTMRLGAQECLLEAGSKVHDCYGKDVIVERHRHRYEVNNNLLPQIIEAGLKISGRSADAALVEVVEAPDHPWFVACQFHPEFTSTPRDGHPLFSGFVKAALAQHQKKA; this comes from the coding sequence ATGACGCGCTACATATTCGTCACGGGCGGTGTTGTTTCTTCATTGGGGAAAGGCATTGCCTCGGCTTCATTGGCGGCCATCCTGGAGGCGCGGGGGCTTAAGGTCACCATGCTTAAGCTGGATCCGTACATCAACGTCGACCCGGGCACCATGAGCCCGTTCCAGCACGGTGAAGTGTTCGTCACCCACGACGGCGCCGAGACCGACCTGGACCTGGGCCACTACGAGCGGTTCATCCGCACGACCATGACCCAGAACAACAACTTCACCACCGGCCGTGTCTACGAGCACGTGCTGCGCAAAGAGCGCCGTGGTGACTACCTGGGTGCAACCATCCAGGTGATTCCGCACATCACCGACGAAATCAAGCGCCGCATCATCAAGGGTGCCGGTGACGCCGACGTGGCGATGGTTGAAATCGGTGGCACCGTCGGTGACATCGAGTCCCAACCGTTCCTCGAAGCCATCCGTCAATTGCGTTTCGAGGTCGGCGCCAAGCGCGCGATGCTGATGCACCTGACGCTGGTGCCGTACATCGCCACCGCTGGCGAAACCAAGACCAAGCCAACCCAGCACTCCGTCAAGGAACTGCGTTCGATCGGCCTGCAGCCAGACGTGCTGGTGTGCCGCTCCGATCACCCGATCGACGTTTCGTCGCGCCGCAAGATCGCTCAGTTCACCAACGTTGAAGAGCGTGCGGTGATCGCGCTGGAAGACGCCGACACCATCTACAAGATCCCGGGCATCCTGCATTCGCAGGGTCTGGATGACTTCGTCGTCGAGCGTTTTGGTCTGCAATGCGGCAGCGCCGATCTGTCCGAGTGGGAAGCAGTGGTTGACGCCAAGCTGAACCCGGAACACGAAGTGACCATCGCCATGGTCGGCAAGTACATGGAGCTGTTGGACGCGTACAAGTCGCTGATCGAGGCGATGAGTCACGCCGGCATCAGCAACCGCACCAAGGTCAACCTGCGCTACATCGATTCCGAAGACATCGAAAACCAGGGCACTGCGCTGCTCGAAGGTGTCGACGCGATTCTGGTTCCAGGCGGCTTCGGTCTGCGTGGCGTGGAAGGCAAGATCACTGCCGTTCAGTACGCTCGCGAAAACAAGGTTCCGTACCTGGGTATCTGCCTCGGCATGCAAGTGGCGGTCATCGAGTTCGCTCGTAACGTCATGGGCTGGAAAGACGCCAACTCCACCGAGTTCGACCGCGCCAGCGGCCATCCGGTTGTAGGTCTGATCACCGAGTGGGAAGACGCGACCGGTGCCGTCGAAGTGCGTACCGAAGCGTCCGATCTGGGCGGCACCATGCGCCTCGGCGCTCAGGAATGCCTGCTTGAAGCCGGCTCCAAAGTTCACGATTGCTATGGCAAGGACGTGATTGTCGAACGTCACCGTCACCGTTACGAAGTGAACAACAACCTGCTGCCACAAATCATCGAAGCCGGCCTGAAAATCTCCGGTCGCTCCGCTGACGCAGCGCTGGTTGAAGTGGTTGAAGCGCCGGATCATCCATGGTTCGTCGCTTGCCAGTTCCACCCTGAGTTCACCTCGACACCGCGTGATGGCCATCCGCTGTTCAGCGGTTTTGTCAAAGCAGCGTTGGCTCAACACCAGAAGAAGGCGTAA
- a CDS encoding acetyl-CoA carboxylase carboxyltransferase subunit alpha — protein MNPNFLDFEQPIADLQAKIEELRLVGNDNSLNIGDEISRLQDKSKTLTEDIFGKLTSWQIARLARHPKRPYTLDYIEHIFTEFDELHGDRHFSDDAAIVGGIARLEDQPVMIIGHQKGREVREKVRRNFGMPRPEGYRKACRLMEMAERFKMPILTFIDTPGAYPGIDAEERNQSEAIAWNLRVMSRLKTPIIATVIGEGGSGGALAIGVCDQLNMLQYSTYAVISPEGCASILWKTAEKAPDAAEAMGITAERLKGLGIVDKVIGEPLGGAHRDPAAAAASIRAELSSQLAMLKKFDNEALLKRRYDRLMSYGL, from the coding sequence ATGAACCCGAATTTTCTAGATTTCGAACAGCCGATCGCCGACCTGCAAGCCAAGATCGAAGAGTTGCGCTTGGTCGGTAATGACAATTCGCTGAATATCGGCGATGAGATCTCCCGCCTGCAGGACAAGAGCAAAACGCTGACCGAAGACATCTTCGGCAAGCTGACCAGCTGGCAGATCGCACGCCTTGCGCGTCACCCGAAACGCCCGTACACCCTCGATTACATCGAGCACATCTTCACCGAGTTCGACGAGTTGCACGGCGACCGTCACTTCTCCGACGACGCGGCTATCGTTGGCGGTATCGCCCGTCTGGAAGACCAGCCGGTGATGATCATCGGTCACCAGAAAGGCCGTGAAGTCCGTGAGAAGGTGCGCCGCAACTTCGGCATGCCGCGTCCGGAAGGCTACCGCAAGGCTTGCCGTCTGATGGAGATGGCCGAGCGTTTCAAAATGCCGATCCTGACCTTCATCGACACTCCGGGCGCCTACCCTGGAATCGACGCTGAAGAGCGCAACCAGAGCGAAGCCATCGCCTGGAACCTGCGCGTGATGTCGCGCCTGAAAACCCCTATCATCGCCACCGTTATCGGTGAGGGTGGTTCCGGTGGTGCATTGGCCATTGGCGTCTGCGATCAGCTGAACATGCTGCAATACTCGACTTACGCGGTGATCTCGCCGGAAGGCTGCGCTTCGATTCTGTGGAAAACCGCAGAAAAGGCGCCGGATGCCGCTGAAGCGATGGGCATCACCGCCGAGCGTCTGAAAGGTCTGGGCATTGTCGACAAGGTGATTGGCGAGCCTCTGGGCGGCGCCCACCGTGATCCGGCCGCTGCTGCTGCGTCGATCCGTGCCGAGCTGAGCTCGCAACTGGCGATGCTGAAGAAGTTCGATAACGAAGCGCTGTTGAAGCGTCGTTACGATCGACTGATGAGCTACGGCCTCTAA
- the ftsB gene encoding cell division protein FtsB produces MRSPYWLFLVLLLLLAGLQYRLWVGNGSLAQVAELNQQIADQHAENEGLLERNRVMDAEVSELKKGMETVEERARHELGMVKDGETLYQLAQ; encoded by the coding sequence ATGCGCAGTCCTTACTGGTTGTTTCTCGTTTTGCTCTTGCTGCTGGCCGGTCTGCAGTACCGCCTGTGGGTGGGCAATGGCAGTCTGGCGCAAGTTGCCGAGCTGAATCAGCAGATTGCTGATCAACATGCCGAGAACGAAGGTTTGCTGGAGCGCAACCGGGTGATGGACGCTGAAGTCAGCGAGCTGAAAAAAGGCATGGAGACCGTTGAAGAACGGGCTCGTCACGAGTTGGGCATGGTCAAGGACGGTGAAACCCTTTACCAGTTGGCCCAATGA
- the tilS gene encoding tRNA lysidine(34) synthetase TilS: MGQSMIDLPSRLLLNLEPWRNATHWRIAFSGGLDSTVLLHLLADLAKTESLPTLSAIHIHHGLQAAADAWPAHCQSVCDVLGIPLQVVRVSVRPGASLERAARDARYAVFSSVTQLDDVLLTGQHRDDQAETLLFRLMRGAGVRGLSGMPQQRPLGLGALVRPLLDVTRAELESYAHSHQLRWIEDPSNQDSQFSRNYLRQQITPLLTERWPQAQASMARSAAHLREAQGLLDELAKMDLAQAQTADEFAWLGLPSLELAPLAGLSAARQRNALSHWLEPLTRLPDTDHWSGWVNLYEAAQSASPVWRLADGELHRSAGRLWWLSADWLRAPVIGSDWQAPASPLRLPDNGRVMFSGQTPRGPLRIAYRQGGEVMHLAERGHRDLKRLLNERAVPGFVRGRLPLLFRGEELLAVANLPGLDGNAQGGWKLHWQPIDEDQGLS, from the coding sequence ATGGGCCAGTCCATGATTGATTTGCCTTCCCGGCTTCTGCTGAATCTTGAGCCGTGGCGCAACGCCACTCATTGGCGCATCGCGTTTTCCGGTGGTCTCGATTCCACCGTCCTCCTGCACCTGCTTGCCGATCTGGCAAAAACCGAATCCCTCCCGACGCTCAGCGCCATCCACATCCATCACGGCCTTCAGGCTGCGGCTGATGCGTGGCCGGCGCATTGCCAGTCTGTATGCGATGTGTTGGGTATTCCGTTACAAGTGGTGCGGGTGAGTGTGCGGCCGGGAGCCAGTCTGGAGCGGGCGGCGCGGGATGCGCGGTATGCGGTGTTCAGTTCGGTGACGCAGTTGGATGACGTGTTGCTGACAGGCCAGCACCGTGACGATCAAGCCGAAACCCTGCTTTTTCGTCTGATGCGCGGTGCGGGAGTGCGCGGTCTTTCGGGGATGCCACAACAGCGTCCGTTGGGGCTGGGGGCTTTGGTTAGGCCGTTGCTCGATGTCACTCGGGCGGAGCTGGAGTCCTACGCCCACAGTCATCAACTGCGCTGGATCGAAGACCCGTCGAATCAGGATTCGCAATTCTCGCGCAATTATTTGCGCCAGCAAATCACGCCACTGCTGACTGAACGCTGGCCGCAAGCACAGGCCAGCATGGCCCGTAGCGCTGCGCATCTGCGCGAAGCGCAAGGTCTGCTCGATGAGCTGGCAAAAATGGATCTGGCTCAGGCGCAAACCGCGGATGAATTCGCATGGCTGGGGCTGCCCTCGCTGGAACTGGCGCCGCTGGCAGGATTGTCCGCCGCCCGTCAGCGCAATGCGCTGAGTCACTGGCTCGAACCCCTCACGCGCCTGCCCGACACTGACCACTGGTCGGGTTGGGTAAATCTTTACGAAGCCGCCCAGAGCGCTTCGCCTGTCTGGCGTCTGGCCGATGGTGAGCTGCACCGCAGCGCCGGTCGTCTGTGGTGGCTAAGCGCCGACTGGCTGCGTGCACCGGTGATCGGCAGCGACTGGCAGGCCCCGGCGTCACCGCTACGCTTGCCCGATAACGGGCGTGTCATGTTCAGCGGACAGACTCCTCGCGGGCCGCTGCGCATTGCTTATCGGCAGGGCGGCGAAGTGATGCATCTGGCCGAGCGGGGTCATCGCGACCTCAAACGCCTGCTCAACGAGCGTGCGGTGCCGGGCTTCGTGCGTGGCAGATTGCCGCTGCTGTTTCGCGGCGAAGAATTGCTCGCGGTGGCGAACCTGCCGGGTCTTGATGGCAATGCGCAGGGAGGCTGGAAATTGCATTGGCAGCCAATAGACGAAGATCAAGGTTTGAGCTGA